The Accipiter gentilis chromosome 14, bAccGen1.1, whole genome shotgun sequence genome contains a region encoding:
- the PCK1 gene encoding phosphoenolpyruvate carboxykinase, cytosolic [GTP], translated as MPPQLKAEVNVMPKVVHGDLQSLPPEARDFIESNAKLCQPESIHICDGSEEENKKILDIMVEQGMIKKLSKYENCWLALTDPRDVARIESKTVIITQEQRDTIPIPKTGTSQLGRWMSEEDFEKAFNTRFPGCMQGRTMYVIPFSMGPIGSPLSKIGIELTDSPYVVASMRIMTRMGTAALKALGNEEFVKCLHSVGCPLPLKEPLINNWPCNPELTLIAHLPDRREIISFGSGYGGNSLLGKKCFALRIASRIAKEEGWLAEHMLILGITNPEGEKKYFAAAFPSACGKTNLAMMNPSLPGWKIECVGDDIAWMKFDEQGNLRAINPENGFFGVAPGTSVKTNPNAIKTIFKNTIFTNVAETSDGGVYWEGIDEPLPTGVTLTSWKNKDWTPDNGEPCAHPNSRFCTPASQCPIMDPLWESPEGVPIEGIIFGGRRPAGVPLVYEAFNWQHGVFIGAAMRSEATAAAEHKGKIIMHDPFAMRPFFGYNFGKYLAHWLSMAHRPAAKLPRIFHVNWFRKDSQGKFLWPGYGENSRVLEWMFNRIEGKASAKPTAIGYIPANTALNLKGLEDVNLTELFDISKEFWEKEVEEIKRYFEVQVNADLPYEIEREMLALEMRIKQL; from the exons ATGCCCCCACAGTTGAAAGCTGAGGTAAACGTCATGCCCAAGGTTGTCCACGGGGATTTGCAGAGCCTGCCTCCAGAAGCAAGGGATTTCATTGAAAGTAATGCCAAGCTGTGCCAGCCTGAGAGCATTCATATCTGCGATGgctcagaagaagaaaacaaaaaaattctggaCATCATGGTAGAACAAGGCATGATCAAGAAGCTGAGCAAGTATGAGAACTG CTGGTTGGCTCTCACTGATCCAAGAGATGTGGCAAGAATTGAGAGCAAAACTGTCATCATCACTCAAGAACAGAGAGATACTATTCCAATCCCTAAAACTGGAACTAGCCAGCTGGGTCGCTGGATGTCTGAAGAAGATTTTGAGAAAGCCTTCAATACCAGGTTCCCAGGCTGCATGCAAG GACGTACAATGTATGTTATCCCCTTCAGCATGGGGCCTATTGGGTCTCCTTTGTCCAAGATTGGGATTGAGCTGACAGATTCGCCGTATGTAGTGGCCAGCATGAGGATCATGACGCGGATGGGAACAGCTGCTTTGAAAGCCCTGGGCAATGAGGAGTTTGTAAAATGTCTTCACTCGGTTGGATGTCCTCTACCACTAAAAG AACCATTAATCAACAACTGGCCGTGCAACCCAGAGTTAACGCTGATTGCCCATCTCCCGGATCGCAGAGAGATCATTTCATTTGGCAGTGGTTACGGAGGAAACTccttactggggaaaaaatgctttgctcTCAGAATTGCCAGCAGAATCGCCAAAGAGGAGGGCTGGCTAGCTGAGCACATGCTG ATCCTGGGCATTACCAATCCAGAAggtgaaaagaagtattttgctgCAGCATTCCCTAGTGCATGTGGAAAAACTAACTTGGCCATGATGAATCCAAGCCTGCCAGGATGGAAAATTGAGTGTGTGGGTGATGATATTGCCTGGATGAAATTTGATGAACAAG GCAACTTAAGGGCAATCAAtccagaaaatggcttttttggtGTCGCCCCTGGAACCTCAGTCAAAACAAACCCCAATGCTATTAAAACCATATTCAAGAACACCATCTTTACCAATGTAGCAGAAACCAGCGATGGAGGTGTCTATTGGGAAGGCATTGATGAGCCATTACCAACGGGAGTAACACTGACTTCATGGAAGAACAAGGATTGGACCCCAGATAATG GGGAACCTTGTGCTCATCCCAACTCACGATTCTGCACTCCAGCCAGCCAGTGCCCCATCATGGACCCCTTGTGGGAATCACCCGAAGGTGTGCCCATTGAAGGGATAATATTTGGAGGCCGCAGACCTGCTG GTGTGCCTCTTGTATATGAGGCCTTTAACTGGCAGCATGGAGTATTTATAGGAGCAGCTATGAGATCTGAAGcaacagcagctgctgagcacaaag GCAAAATCATTATGCACGATCCATTTGCCATGAGACCTTTCTTTGGCTACAACTTTGGCAAATACTTGGCCCACTGGCTCAGCATGGCACATCGTCCAGCTGCAAAACTACCAAGGATCTTTCATGTTAACTGGTTCCGGAAAGACAGCCAAGGGAAATTCCTGTGGCCCGGCTATGGAGAGAATTCCCGTGTGCTGGAGTGGATGTTCAACAGAATTGAAGGGAAAGCCTCTGCCAAGCCAACTGCCATAGGTTACATCCCTGCTAACACTGCTTTGAACTTGAAGGGTTTAGAAGATGTCAACTTGACTGAACTGTTTGATATCTCCAAAGAGTTCTGGGAAAAGGAGGTAGAAGAAATCAAACGATACTTTGAAGTGCAAGTTAATGCTGACCTTCCTTATGAAATAGAAAGGGAAATGCTTGCCTTAGAGATGAGGATAAAACAGTTGTAG